Proteins encoded in a region of the Opitutales bacterium genome:
- a CDS encoding SDR family NAD(P)-dependent oxidoreductase, with protein sequence MRLVEATETHPSQVSPKPITHALITGGLGGIGRTAAKQLLKEGVHRITLVGRSSRSDSGFDDLEHPSIHYKSLDIGDPSAVATLKVEIPAVSHIFHTAGSWKDCPIESLDVQKLDEVLAPKVAGTLNLIKTFDAPNLERIQLFSAFSSIMPAHGQANYAAANAFLDAAAHLETEATIQTINWGPWSDVGFAATAIGARAHTQLENFGIRRFNPTRGYALLESAMLFSEPALALIDVDWAHLFEADPQAALMPMLAIRVAAVAVETPVSNASEDVIETLRSIESVDQRMHWLLTKLTKIIADILQTTSDELPGDTSLLLLGVDSLIAVQVKNSVERTLGISLPMARILEGPTLHALTEEALTHLSVIMLQSNAATGSDIEMEEIEI encoded by the coding sequence TTGCGCCTAGTCGAAGCCACAGAGACCCACCCAAGCCAGGTTTCTCCAAAGCCCATCACGCACGCTCTGATCACAGGTGGACTGGGAGGCATCGGGCGCACCGCGGCTAAACAACTTCTAAAAGAGGGAGTCCATCGTATTACACTGGTGGGTCGAAGCTCTAGATCCGATTCTGGCTTTGATGATTTAGAACACCCATCGATTCATTACAAATCGCTGGACATCGGTGACCCGTCGGCCGTCGCGACATTGAAAGTGGAAATTCCTGCTGTTTCTCACATTTTCCATACAGCGGGCTCATGGAAAGACTGTCCCATCGAATCGCTCGACGTACAGAAGCTAGACGAAGTCCTGGCCCCCAAGGTCGCCGGGACACTGAATCTCATCAAGACTTTCGACGCTCCTAACCTAGAGCGCATACAACTTTTCTCCGCTTTCTCTTCGATCATGCCTGCACATGGCCAGGCAAACTATGCCGCTGCGAATGCATTTCTGGACGCCGCAGCACACTTGGAGACTGAGGCAACCATCCAAACAATAAACTGGGGCCCATGGTCCGATGTAGGATTTGCTGCGACTGCCATAGGCGCGCGCGCGCATACTCAGTTGGAAAATTTTGGCATACGCCGGTTCAATCCAACCCGCGGTTACGCTCTGCTCGAATCTGCCATGCTGTTCTCCGAGCCGGCTCTTGCCTTGATTGATGTCGACTGGGCGCACCTCTTCGAAGCTGACCCGCAGGCCGCACTGATGCCGATGCTAGCCATACGAGTCGCCGCCGTTGCAGTTGAGACCCCAGTAAGCAATGCATCTGAAGATGTCATCGAGACGCTGCGATCCATCGAGTCTGTAGACCAGCGTATGCATTGGCTGCTGACAAAACTGACCAAGATCATCGCCGATATTCTTCAAACAACTTCAGATGAGCTGCCCGGTGACACCTCATTGCTCTTACTTGGAGTCGATTCGTTGATTGCCGTTCAGGTTAAGAACTCAGTGGAGCGCACACTGGGAATCAGTCTACCCATGGCACGCATTTTAGAAGGCCCGACTTTACATGCCCTTACCGAAGAAGCACTCACGCACCTGAGCGTGATCATGCTTCAATCCAACGCTGCTACCGGAAGTGATATCGAGATGGAGGAGATCGAAATCTAA